In Candidatus Vicinibacter proximus, the following are encoded in one genomic region:
- a CDS encoding T9SS type A sorting domain-containing protein, protein MKITVTDPFTGNSCWGSATVEDKLAPIMTCPRSLEISCTESILPINTGTPIVSEYCSAYNLTYKDVVSLGGCPFGYDKIITRTWTAEDASGNKSYCVQTITVLLGDLGAVATPPDYTGLALPNNLPALSCADRYDAGKDISAHIKPFPVCVDDYLVDQAILLGTGLRVPRTLGWNVIENGPYAGHPNPKSIYYPAHPDAIGCYGANQVIQWHGTGEPAAVGCNNIAVTFRDLKIDISKPGCDAGPVGCYKLLRTWTMLDWCTGSIREHNQIIKVIDNEGPRVLYPDSLVVSSDAWKCEGRWEVSPAWVQDNCSNEVHYTVRVENGTVLGNENTGYIVVNLPLGIQNAYIVAEDCCGNVTEKLLKINVQDNTPPVAVCDQKTVVTITGNLSPGENLAKIFAETFDDCSFDNCAQHLYYKVIRMDELDGTNNGSTKESTVCNKANGDDDASVTGSQTYFDDQVKFCCADANKTIMVVFRVFDADPGVGPVRPARMNPGGNLFGHYTDCMVEVDVQDKSIPTVVAPPDIVVSCMFWFDITKITDATDATFGKVVSDVAWRAKVKTTDIVCEQFCAQNLITGYPGFISGLPAHLQPASNKACDYYNTLFSPAHPDNKYELLWGFDGYVLSSCSVTPEIKVNDLRECGQGRILRTISARGPGGVLVSATQTIWVVDCDPFYIDRRDYCSTLDDIAWPDCQGLGTTVEGCGADTDPEVIGKPRILNGADDNCALIAIQNFDEVFTIEPDACFKILRRWVVIDWCQYDPNISATEGRWEFTQVIKVFDKKKPVVTCNVGACEPAVISAQLGVCVGHISLTATASDSCTPVDWLNYEYKIDAFNNGSIDFTVGSLTRRQYAGGEKPAVRNNPYADDNSNPFDASGVYPIGIHKITWYVEDGCGNVGQCETLFEIKDCKAPTPYCLTGIITVPMPSSGCVDIWAKDLDFNSYDNCTSKSKLKFYFDGDRNKPSIRVCCSDFVNNKVNDELRVPVQMWVEDEEGNRDYCSTIVIVQDNQNICPNSSNLGTISGNLKTENGDNTAEVTVDLYHNGQLANSKLTQQDGFYAFRDLDFPQNYLLKSTRNDNPLNGVTTADVVKIQKHILGIEELGSPFKIIAADVNKTNSVTASDMSEIRKLILGVTTQFSKSPSWLILPEGIKFEDPRNPWQYVTEKTMSLTKSTDYMNFLAIKMGDVNNSAAANANGKAQSRTAGQLSLVIDEANLTAGDNYKLQVRSSDFKNISGYQFTLNFDAKLMSYEGFESGVLNVSDANFGTTSIDKGLLTTSWNADKAMSFGKEEVLFTLTFKALKNGSINGAIDITSDITLAEAYNEKLEAKEMKLELRSKDGQNTAGVFELYQNAPNPFDQFTEINFRLPKASKATLTVYDVTGKVHRIFNLNAQKGMNTVKINRGELNGTGMFYYQLDADNQTATKRMIILE, encoded by the coding sequence TTGAAGATTACCGTTACAGACCCTTTTACCGGCAATAGTTGCTGGGGATCTGCTACGGTTGAAGATAAACTTGCTCCGATCATGACCTGTCCACGAAGTTTGGAGATTTCTTGTACAGAATCCATTCTTCCAATTAATACTGGTACCCCAATTGTAAGTGAATATTGCAGTGCATATAATCTTACTTACAAAGATGTCGTATCTCTTGGCGGATGTCCTTTTGGTTACGACAAAATTATAACCCGTACATGGACTGCAGAAGATGCTTCCGGAAATAAAAGTTATTGTGTACAAACCATAACTGTTCTTTTAGGTGACCTTGGTGCTGTGGCTACTCCACCGGATTATACAGGACTTGCCTTGCCTAATAATCTTCCGGCATTATCCTGCGCGGACAGATATGATGCAGGCAAAGACATCTCTGCACACATCAAACCTTTCCCGGTTTGTGTAGATGATTATTTGGTAGATCAGGCTATCCTTCTTGGAACCGGATTACGTGTACCGAGGACGCTTGGTTGGAACGTTATCGAAAACGGTCCATATGCAGGTCACCCGAATCCGAAATCAATCTACTATCCTGCTCATCCTGATGCAATCGGATGCTATGGTGCCAACCAGGTAATCCAATGGCATGGAACGGGCGAACCAGCTGCAGTAGGTTGTAACAACATTGCGGTTACTTTCAGGGATTTAAAAATTGACATTTCCAAACCAGGCTGCGATGCAGGTCCTGTGGGATGTTATAAATTATTAAGAACCTGGACCATGTTGGATTGGTGTACCGGCTCCATAAGAGAGCACAATCAAATTATTAAAGTTATTGATAATGAAGGACCACGTGTACTGTATCCTGATAGTCTTGTCGTAAGTTCCGATGCATGGAAATGCGAAGGCAGATGGGAAGTATCCCCGGCTTGGGTACAAGACAATTGTTCTAATGAAGTCCATTACACTGTAAGAGTGGAGAATGGCACTGTATTGGGAAATGAAAATACAGGTTATATCGTGGTAAATCTTCCTCTTGGTATCCAAAACGCTTATATTGTGGCTGAAGACTGTTGTGGTAATGTAACTGAAAAACTGCTTAAAATAAATGTACAGGACAACACTCCTCCTGTAGCTGTATGCGATCAAAAAACAGTTGTTACCATTACTGGTAATCTTTCTCCTGGAGAAAATTTAGCTAAAATATTTGCGGAAACATTTGATGATTGTTCCTTTGACAATTGCGCTCAGCATTTGTACTACAAAGTGATCCGCATGGATGAATTGGATGGTACCAATAATGGAAGCACCAAAGAATCTACTGTTTGTAATAAAGCAAATGGAGATGATGATGCTTCAGTTACAGGTTCTCAGACATACTTTGATGACCAGGTGAAATTCTGTTGTGCAGATGCCAACAAAACCATCATGGTTGTATTCAGAGTGTTTGATGCAGACCCAGGCGTTGGACCTGTTCGCCCTGCACGCATGAATCCGGGAGGAAATCTCTTCGGACATTATACAGATTGTATGGTTGAAGTGGATGTACAAGATAAAAGCATCCCTACCGTTGTAGCACCACCAGATATCGTGGTAAGCTGTATGTTCTGGTTTGACATTACTAAGATAACTGATGCAACAGATGCTACTTTTGGTAAAGTAGTAAGTGATGTTGCCTGGAGAGCTAAAGTAAAAACTACGGATATAGTTTGTGAGCAATTCTGTGCACAAAACTTGATTACCGGATATCCTGGATTTATTTCCGGATTGCCAGCTCATTTACAACCAGCTTCTAACAAAGCTTGCGATTACTATAATACGCTCTTTTCACCTGCTCACCCGGACAATAAATATGAATTATTGTGGGGATTTGATGGGTATGTACTTTCTTCCTGCAGCGTTACACCTGAAATCAAAGTAAACGACTTACGTGAATGCGGCCAGGGACGTATCCTTAGAACGATCAGCGCAAGAGGCCCTGGTGGCGTATTGGTTTCTGCTACACAGACTATCTGGGTGGTAGATTGCGATCCATTTTATATCGACAGAAGAGACTATTGCAGTACTTTGGATGATATTGCATGGCCAGATTGTCAAGGATTAGGTACCACTGTTGAAGGTTGTGGTGCAGATACTGATCCTGAGGTCATTGGAAAACCAAGAATATTGAATGGTGCAGACGATAATTGTGCCTTGATTGCGATTCAGAATTTCGACGAAGTATTTACTATCGAACCGGATGCATGTTTTAAAATCCTTAGAAGATGGGTGGTTATTGACTGGTGTCAATACGATCCTAACATCAGCGCAACAGAAGGTAGATGGGAATTTACCCAGGTAATTAAAGTGTTTGACAAAAAGAAACCTGTTGTTACCTGTAACGTAGGCGCATGCGAACCAGCTGTAATCAGTGCACAATTGGGTGTATGTGTAGGACACATAAGCCTTACTGCAACTGCATCAGATTCTTGTACTCCGGTAGATTGGTTGAATTATGAATATAAAATTGATGCATTCAACAATGGAAGTATTGACTTTACAGTAGGATCTCTTACCAGAAGACAATATGCCGGAGGAGAAAAACCTGCTGTTAGAAATAATCCTTATGCAGACGATAATTCAAATCCATTTGATGCAAGTGGCGTTTACCCAATCGGTATCCACAAAATCACCTGGTATGTAGAAGATGGTTGTGGTAATGTTGGCCAGTGTGAAACACTCTTTGAAATCAAAGACTGTAAAGCACCAACACCATATTGCTTAACCGGAATCATTACTGTACCAATGCCTTCATCCGGATGTGTAGACATTTGGGCTAAGGATTTGGATTTCAACAGTTATGACAACTGTACGTCTAAGAGCAAATTAAAATTCTACTTTGACGGAGACCGTAACAAACCTTCAATCAGAGTTTGTTGCAGTGATTTTGTGAACAACAAAGTAAATGACGAACTACGTGTCCCAGTCCAAATGTGGGTTGAGGATGAAGAAGGAAACAGAGATTACTGCTCTACCATTGTGATTGTTCAGGACAATCAAAACATTTGTCCTAATTCTTCTAATCTTGGAACCATCAGTGGTAACCTTAAGACTGAGAATGGTGACAACACAGCGGAAGTTACCGTAGATCTTTACCACAATGGACAATTGGCTAACTCCAAATTAACCCAACAGGATGGATTCTATGCCTTCAGAGATTTGGATTTTCCACAAAACTATTTGTTAAAATCTACCAGAAACGACAATCCGTTAAATGGTGTGACCACTGCAGACGTTGTTAAAATTCAAAAACACATTCTGGGCATCGAAGAACTTGGATCACCATTCAAGATCATCGCAGCGGATGTGAACAAAACAAACAGCGTTACCGCATCAGACATGTCTGAGATCAGAAAGCTGATCCTGGGCGTAACTACTCAATTCAGCAAATCTCCAAGCTGGTTAATCTTACCAGAAGGAATCAAATTTGAAGATCCAAGAAATCCTTGGCAGTATGTGACTGAAAAAACCATGTCACTTACCAAGTCAACAGATTACATGAACTTCCTTGCTATTAAAATGGGAGATGTGAATAATTCTGCTGCAGCGAATGCAAACGGAAAAGCACAATCCAGAACTGCAGGTCAATTAAGCTTAGTGATTGACGAGGCTAATCTTACTGCCGGAGATAATTATAAACTTCAGGTAAGATCTTCAGATTTCAAAAACATCAGCGGTTATCAGTTCACGCTCAACTTTGATGCTAAATTGATGAGCTATGAAGGATTTGAGTCCGGAGTATTGAATGTTAGCGATGCTAACTTCGGAACCACTTCAATTGATAAAGGCTTGTTGACCACAAGTTGGAATGCGGATAAAGCAATGAGCTTTGGAAAAGAAGAAGTATTGTTCACTTTAACCTTCAAAGCGCTTAAAAATGGTTCCATCAACGGAGCTATTGACATCACCAGTGACATTACGCTTGCCGAAGCATACAATGAAAAATTGGAGGCAAAAGAAATGAAACTTGAACTGAGAAGTAAGGATGGTCAAAACACAGCAGGTGTATTTGAATTGTACCAAAATGCGCCAAACCCATTTGACCAGTTTACAGAAATAAACTTCCGCTTGCCAAAGGCTTCTAAAGCCACTCTAACCGTTTATGATGTTACCGGAAAAGTTCACCGCATATTCAATCTGAATGCTCAGAAAGGTATGAACACTGTTAAAATCAACAGGGGAGAATTAAACGGTACAGGAATGTTCTACTATCAATTAGATGCAGATAACCAAACTGCAACTAAACGAATGATCATCCTGGAATAA
- a CDS encoding magnesium transporter CorA family protein, producing the protein MIRYFGVSNGVFQELDLLKDSSWVNLSPPYKEGELEQLASTLNISTDFLTDPLDIEERARYEKYDEARSIIFHTPVVNETEKENDPIFITIPVGIILCQNKIITVSAWDNPVLEKFCNFKIKSFDPGNERLFILQLFEQTVLLFLDYLKKLNLRRSLIEEELYHSSRSGELKSLLRIEKSLVYFVNSLNANELLKIKMRRTDFIGIKDNEDLLDLFEDIIVDNNQAREVAQLYTNILNGTMEAYASIISNNLNKFVNRLTVITIILMVPTLVASFFGMNVHLPFWLGDSSYSFYIILFLSISFSLGLAWFFKVKDVL; encoded by the coding sequence ATGATCCGTTACTTTGGAGTAAGCAATGGTGTTTTTCAGGAATTGGATCTGTTGAAAGATTCCTCCTGGGTTAATCTTTCTCCTCCTTATAAAGAGGGAGAGCTGGAACAATTGGCTTCGACCCTGAATATCTCCACTGACTTTCTTACTGACCCATTAGATATTGAAGAACGTGCTCGTTATGAGAAATACGACGAAGCACGCAGTATTATCTTTCATACACCTGTAGTAAATGAGACAGAAAAGGAGAATGACCCCATTTTTATCACTATCCCTGTCGGCATCATACTTTGTCAAAATAAAATCATCACCGTTTCAGCCTGGGATAATCCGGTTTTGGAGAAATTCTGTAATTTCAAAATTAAAAGTTTTGATCCCGGAAATGAACGCTTGTTCATTCTGCAGTTATTCGAACAAACAGTGCTGCTTTTCCTGGATTACCTCAAAAAACTTAATCTGCGCAGAAGTCTTATAGAAGAAGAATTATACCACTCCAGCCGAAGTGGGGAGCTAAAAAGCCTTTTACGAATTGAAAAAAGCTTGGTTTATTTTGTCAATTCCCTGAATGCCAATGAACTGCTCAAAATTAAAATGAGACGCACAGATTTCATTGGCATCAAAGACAATGAAGACCTGTTAGATCTTTTTGAAGATATTATTGTAGACAACAACCAAGCCCGGGAGGTTGCCCAACTTTATACCAACATCCTCAACGGAACAATGGAAGCCTACGCATCCATTATTTCCAACAACCTGAACAAATTCGTAAACAGGCTCACAGTGATTACAATCATTTTGATGGTACCAACTTTGGTAGCCAGCTTTTTTGGCATGAATGTCCATCTACCTTTTTGGTTAGGAGACTCCTCCTACTCATTTTACATCATCCTTTTTCTATCCATCAGCTTCAGCTTAGGCCTCGCCTGGTTCTTTAAAGTAAAAGATGTGCTTTAG